GGGAGACAGGGTGGTCGGAGCGTGCGGCGAGACTGGTCGCAATGCGAACAGCATCCAGTCCGGTCGATTGCTCCGGCAAGACAGTATCGGTCAACGCCGGTTTGCCGTGCGTGATGGTGCCGGTCTTGTCGAATGCCAGCCATGCGAGCTTGTGGCCTTCTTCGAGATAAACACCGCCCTTGACCAAAATGCCGTGGCGGGCCGCTGCGGCCAGACCGCTGACAATGGTGATGGGAGTCGAAATAACCAGGGCGCACGGACAGGCAATGACCAGCAGAACCAGCGCCCGGTATATCCAATCGTGCCAGCCTCCACCAAGCAGAAGCGGCGGCACAAGGGCCACTGCTAAGGCGAAGGCAAACACTGCTGGCGTGTAGACCTTGGCGAACTGATCGACGAAGCGCTGGGTTGGCGCACGTGCGCCTTGAGCTTCTTCGACCGCATGAATGATACGTGCTAGGGTCGAATGCGTGGATTCCGCAGTGACCCGGAATTCAAATGAGCCAGATTCGTTGATTGTCCCGGCGAACACACTGTCGCCAGTCGATTTCTCAACCGGCAAGCTCTCGCCAGTAATGGGAGCTTGGTTGATGCTCGACCGCCCAGCCGTCACCACGCCATCGAGGGCGACGCGCTCACCCGGTTTGACCCGCACGATTTGGCCGATGGCAACAGCCTTGGCCGGCATATCTGCCCATTTGCCGTCCGCCTGCTGCACTGTTGCCAGCTCAGGCGTGAGCTGCACCAAACTGCGGATGGCATTGCGTGCCCGATCAAGCGACTTCGCTTCGATCAACTCGGCAAGAGTGAACAGAACCATGACCATTGCCGCTTCCGGCCACTGCCGCAGCAATACCGCACCAGTCACGGCAATGCTCATAAGGGCATTGATATTGAGATTGCCGTGGCGCAATGCGATCCAGCCCTTTTGATAAGTGCCCATGCCGCTGATGATGATGGCAACAAGTGCCAGGAGTGCTGCCAACCATTCTGGCAAGCCAATCCAATGGATGGTTTCCGCACCCAGAGCGGCCACGCCGGCCAGTGCCAACGGCCACCAAGGGCTTACCGACCGCCTCGGTGGCGCGCCGCCTTGGCTGCTTGTCTCCATCGGCTCGGTACTCATGCCCAAGTCGCGGATGGCCGCCTCAACGGCGGGTAGCGTGTCGTTCCGATGAACAACGGTCAGCACTCGCTGCATGAGGTTGAATTCCAGCCCTTGCACTGCGGCCATGCCACCCAGCTTATTGCGGATCAACGCTTCCTCGGTTGGGCAATCCATCTGGGCAACGCGTAGACGAGTGAGTGTGCAGCCGGCCGGAATATTGGCCGAGATTGGACGCGTGTCGTCTGATGGCATCGCTTGTAACGGATCGGCAGCGCAGCACTCATGACCATGGCCGTGCGAATGCCCACGATCGTGATGAGAGTGCAAATCGTCGTGAGCGTGGGAATGGTCGTGGCCGCAAGTGTGGTGAGCATGGGTAGTTTTTACGGGGCGATAGAGCATGGCGCGTTCCAATCGTCTGAATATTGCGCATTTCACACCCTGAAGTTACTATAGGGTCAAGCGTTTTGGAGCCTCCCCATGAAAATCGGTGAACTTGCCCTGGTGGCGCAGTGCACGGTGGAAACCGTGCGTTACTACGAAAAGGAAGGGTTGCTGCCCGCACCAGCACGGACGGCAGCCAACTACCGTAGCTATGGCGATTACCACGTCGAGCGTCTCCGCTTCATTCGCAGCTGTCGTGCTTTGGATATGACGCATGAGGAAATCCGTGCGCTGCTGGGTCTGATGGACCAGCCTGCCGGTGATTGTGGCGGCGTCAATCAACTATTGGATGAGCACATCGCCCACGTTGATGTGCGTATCGCTGAGCTGTCCCAGCTCAAGCAGCAGCTCAGCGAGTTGCGTCAGTGCTGTCAAAGAGAGCAAGCCGTGGATGCATGCGGCATCTTGCAGGGGCTAGCATCAATGAAAACAGAACCACGGCATAAACGGCATACCCATGTCGGGTGAACAAGGCTTAGCGTACGATTTTTTCTGTTTCGTGAGCTGCCCCCAAAACGCGCGCAGCGTGCGTTCGAGCTGGGTTCAGGTAGCGCTGATTAGGTAGGAAACGTCAGCGTGACAGCCGTGCCGCGATCAGGCGACAACAACCGAGGCCGTAAGCGGGCCGCGCACCCGATCACGAGATTGCTGCGCTGTCTGGTGGTGGAAATGGATTCCGTCCCCGGCAGCTTCGCTGACCAGAGGTACCGGATCGCTCCGAGTCGGCGGCCGCTAATTCCTGGCTAATTCTCGATTGCTATCTTTCCCGTCACGCGAGTGTCCGCGTGACCTGAAATTATCGTGAACCCCAGGAGAATCAAAATTAAAATGCTTACGCGCGAAGACGCATTGCACATGCTGAACAAAGTGCCGGAAGTCACGCTTTACTTCTGGATCATCAAGATCATGGCCACCACTGTCGGCGAAACCGGGGCCGACTTCCTCAGCTTCAACCTGAAATTCGGGCTGACCGGGACATCCGTCGTCATGGCCTTCCTGCTGTCGGTTTCCCTGCTTATGCAGCTGCGGGCCAAGAAATACGTCCCGTGGCTATACTGGGTTAACGTCGTGCTGATCAGCATCGTCGGCACCCTCGTCACCAACAACCTGGTGGATAACTTCGGCGTCGCACTGGAAACAGCCACGGCGGTATTCGGCCTGGCCCTGCTGGCGACGTTCGCCCTCTGGTACGCCAGCGAGAAAACGCTGTCGATCCACTCCATCTTCACGACCAAGCGCGAGCTGTTCTACTGGGCGGCCATCCTGTTCACGTTTGCCCTGGGCACCGCGGCGGGAGACCTCGTCGCCGAGAGCATGAAACTCGGCTACGCCCATTCGGCCCTCGTGTTTGGCGCGATGATCGCCGCCGTCACTGTGGCTTATTCCGGGCTCAAGGCCAATGCCGTCCTGGCTTTCTGGTTCGCCTACGTGCTGACGCGTCCCCTGGGCGCCTCCTGTGGCGATTGGCTGTCCCAGCCGATCAAGAACGGCGGGTTGGGGATGGGCACCGTGACGACGAGCCTGATGTTTCTCGCGACCATTCTCAGCCTGGTTGTTTTTCTGAGTGTGACCCGCAGGGACGTGATGCCCCGGACAGCTTGAGCATGCCGGGGTTCGCACTTCCGGCGTTTGGCAGCGCCTGGCCCATCCTTGGCGAAGAGCGCCGCTTCGTTGCGCCGGTGGTATGCTGCCTGCAACGCCCTTACCGGTGCATATTTTCCGGGTTGATTGAGAAAGGCTGGGTGAGACAATGAACGCAAGTGAACATGGATTTCGTATGAAAAACACGACTAAAGAGACATTGAGCAAGGTTCCGGAGGTCACGCTGATTTTCTGGATCATCAAGATCGCGGCCACCACCCTGGGAGAAACGGGCGGTGATGCCGTCTC
Above is a genomic segment from Gammaproteobacteria bacterium containing:
- a CDS encoding heavy metal translocating P-type ATPase encodes the protein MDCPTEEALIRNKLGGMAAVQGLEFNLMQRVLTVVHRNDTLPAVEAAIRDLGMSTEPMETSSQGGAPPRRSVSPWWPLALAGVAALGAETIHWIGLPEWLAALLALVAIIISGMGTYQKGWIALRHGNLNINALMSIAVTGAVLLRQWPEAAMVMVLFTLAELIEAKSLDRARNAIRSLVQLTPELATVQQADGKWADMPAKAVAIGQIVRVKPGERVALDGVVTAGRSSINQAPITGESLPVEKSTGDSVFAGTINESGSFEFRVTAESTHSTLARIIHAVEEAQGARAPTQRFVDQFAKVYTPAVFAFALAVALVPPLLLGGGWHDWIYRALVLLVIACPCALVISTPITIVSGLAAAARHGILVKGGVYLEEGHKLAWLAFDKTGTITHGKPALTDTVLPEQSTGLDAVRIATSLAARSDHPVSHAIAIAGQQNGTVLFDVADFAAIPGRGVRGTVGGVSYQLGNHRLIHELGVCTPLLEAKLGELEEQGKTVISLTDGERVLVLFAVADTVKDSSRAAIRALHELGIKTVMLTGDNAHTARAIAAQVQIDEALGDQLPEDKLRAIEGYAQSGKVGMVGDGINDAPALARADIGFAMGAAGTDTAIETADVALMDDDLNKIARFVRLSRTTRTVLVQNITLALGIKAVFLVLTLLGMGTMWMAVFADMGASLLVVANGLRLVRQ
- the cadR gene encoding Cd(II)/Pb(II)-responsive transcriptional regulator; this translates as MKIGELALVAQCTVETVRYYEKEGLLPAPARTAANYRSYGDYHVERLRFIRSCRALDMTHEEIRALLGLMDQPAGDCGGVNQLLDEHIAHVDVRIAELSQLKQQLSELRQCCQREQAVDACGILQGLASMKTEPRHKRHTHVG